From the genome of Takifugu rubripes chromosome 10, fTakRub1.2, whole genome shotgun sequence:
CAGCTTCACAAATGAGATTTAGCCTGAAGAGATCATCCTACAGCACATTATGTCAAGGATAAAGTATCAAATCCCAGTCAGATGACTGAGAATTTGCAGGGAATGTGTCTCTCAATAGACTAAAAAATACATAAtcagactttattttatttttttcgaAAATATGAGGTTTCAGTGTGTTTGAACTTGTTCAACACTTTACGAGCGAAGCTTTCTGGTCGTTTTTCTGCAGGATGAGCTCAACACCCTGCACAAGCTAGCCTGCAGAATGATAACTTTAAATCTAGACCAGACGAAGAGACTGACCGAGTCTGTCTTACGCTCAATAGGGTGCCCCTGTGATGCCCCAGCCGTAAGTATAAATATACAGATGCTTCACTCATGAAATGTCACTATTCAGTGGAAAAATGGCAACTGACGGTGTCTAACAAATAAACTAATTCTGTTCCCATATTTGGGTCTTCTTTTGATATTTACTCATTTTATCAGATGGAACAAATATAAAACGGGAACAAAAATAATGGTGACAGTGTAATTCATATAAATTTGTTGATTCAAGCTGATAGCTGTGGTCTGagtcacagagcagcacaatcCGTGACCTATTCAGAGCATCAGGGTTTGAGCACAATCAGAATTTGAGTCTTTGAGGGACAGCGGAACAGGCATTGCTTCATTTTGATGTCTTCTCTTTGGTGTTCCAAATGTCATCGGAAAATCCATCTTCATTTCAGACCACAACAACCAAAACGAGTGTGTCGATGAAGACAGCGAGGCCGAGGAAATCgcataaacaaaaaacaaaaaattggACAAGAAGACTCTGCAAAGCTAATGCAATTGTGTCCTCCATTACTGAATGCTATGAAATACTAAATTCAAGGCTGTCACACAGCTGAGGGCAAACTGGACATTCTTCCTGTACTGTGTAGTCAAAGTGGTTATGCTGGGCAGGAAGCTGtcactctcttttttttcccggcCAACAAGAGTATATTTCTTCTCTACTGGAGGACTGAACTCTCCCTACAAATGTCCAGTATTTGTCCAGACTCCTGGAGAACTTCCAAGAAAGCCACACAAACTGTGCCACAGATGTACTACTGATGCCTAGtcatagccccccccccccccctcccccacacacacacaggcccctTTATATGGGTCCCATAGTTAGAGGACGCAAAGCTCCATGTAGAAGACTGGCTTGAAGACTCTGGGCTGCGTAAATGTTCTTTTACTTTCACTTTTGGTTTAGTTGCAGCTATTACAAGGACATCGCCTGGAATATCAGCTCTCTGGCTCCCTCTGTTGGTGGTTATTAAAACCATGCAGGATACAGTATATGCATTTATTGTAGTATAAAGAAGCATCTCAAGTACAGCAGCTCTTTTCTTGACAGGGAATATAAAATTTAAGCTAAAATATAAGCAAATGGTTTTgtgaaatgtgtatttttttagaaaatctgAGATTTTTCTATGATAGAGCagatatattttaaatgtatacAATACTAAGTCTCTATTTTACAAAACAGTAATATTTGTGTGATCTTTTTCACAGTCTCTCAACAACTGACAGTTTATTGAATGAATATAGAGGAACACTTCCCTTCGACAAACTAGTCAGCCAAGAAGATCTGTTGGAATATTTCAGTTTAGGAGAGATGAATATGGGAAATGGGGTTTGGATTACATCTGCACCTAAAGACTATCTAAAATAAACAATGCTTACTTCATAAAGTATCCTGTTCTGCTGACATCCATCAAATAAACATCCTCTTGATGCCACACTCACAACAGAACTTTGCAGTTTCAACAGGGTACTTGCTTCCACAGCCGTGACAAAACTTGCTCTTCATCCCCCCGTTGCCGAGCTCATTCTCAGCCACATCTTccctaaaaatgtaaaaaacgGGTTAATAAAACAATCTCCGCCCACTGAGTGTCAGTGTAGTTGCTATCACTGTGCAGCCAGATGTAAGTGTGATACTTTattaaagcattaaaaacaGGACAATCATGAATCTAGTCACTGATCACAGAGGGATGGATAATGCCGCCATTCCATGTGAAACTGAGCAAATGCATATTGTACATATTAATAAACAAGATGCCAGACCTGTTATCTGCAGTTTTAGTTTGATATAGTGCTCATTCAGCACTGTATTATTTGTTTTTGGAATGAACAGTTTTCCAATACTGTACAAAGCGTGTTTCTCTGTAGTGCTGGGATGTCAACTATAGAGAAATTCTTTCAGGATATAATGTCTTCATATTACATATCTGAGCTGGATGGTTGGTTAGTTGATCTATTACCTTTATGATGAAAGCGTGTTGGGCCTACCTAGACATGCTGGAGTCCGTTTTCTTCCTGTCCAGACTTATTCTAGATCGAGTGCTTCTCACAGCTCGATTGCCTGAGTTCATCATTTTGCTGTTATTTCCTATGCTgatgacaaaacaacaaaaatgtgtttctgggtTAGATTTCTATTCGCGCTGAGCACACCAGCACACAAGTCAAAGCGTCTTTCAGCTGCCTGATGCACCAAAAAATACAGACAAGCTCAAACACCTTAGTGCAACTTGATGTGAAAGATCTGAATCCAGATAATGTTGAGAAAAAGAAAGTCTTAGATGTTCTGTGTGGGTGCTGACCCTGATGCAGGACTTGTGAGGCCCGGAGAATTAGTCCTTGTGGATGCTGGATAAGAGACCTTACTAGAGGGGATTCCTGGAGCAGAAGTCAAAGAAATGAATAAGAAAATCAGCCTGTGTAAAATGTTTCCATCTCACTGTGGTCTAAAGGACAAACAGGCGTCCATGTGAGAGGACGACCCCGAGGAGAATGAAACGAAAGAGAACCAAAGTTCGTAAATATGAGGTAGCTGCTCCCTCACCAGTAGGCTGTCCAAGGCCTGACCGCTGGGGTAAACGAGAGGAGGCCAGAGGGACGGTGGGTGCAGCAGCTGGGTTGGCCTTCTTCACTAGTGCAGGAGGCTTGTACTAAAGAAAGACAATTAAAAGGCAATGCTGCACAAAGATATTAAAAAGGATGCCTCAGTAGGACCCTGATCCTTTTAAAGCATCATAAGAGGCTTAGTTTACATTCTTGTCTCACTGGTTACATCGGTTAGTTGGCTCCACTTTGTTTTACTGAAAAAGAATTTGAGTGCATCATGGTGCTACCTGGGTGCGAGCAGGAGGCTTGTTTTCATCTGCTAATTTCTCCTTCCTGGATTTACA
Proteins encoded in this window:
- the il-7 gene encoding interleukin-7 precursor, which produces MPLLCISLLVLLLLPQSLTCDRNQLLRDAAELYNAIVKTDLDNTRENISASLQEISCPQLRFKAENCTPNTSDELNTLHKLACRMITLNLDQTKRLTESVLRSIGCPCDAPATTTTKTSVSMKTARPRKSHKQKTKNWTRRLCKANAIVSSITECYEILNSRLSHS